Below is a window of Hydrogenimonas sp. SS33 DNA.
GGCAGATGGAATTGGTGGTGTAGGGGTAAAATCCGTAGAGATCACCAGGAATACCGATGGCGAAGGCGATCTGCTGGAACAGTACTGACGCTGAGGCGTGAAAGCGTGGGGAGCAAACAGGATTAGATACCCTGGTAGTCCACGCCCTAAACGATGGATGCTAGTCGTTGTGATGCTTGTCATTGCAGTGATGCAGCTAACGCAATAAGCATCCCGCCTGGGGAGTACGGTCGCAAGATTAAAACTCAAAGGAATAGACGGGGACCCGCACAAGCGGTGGAGCATGTGGTTTAATTCGAAGATACGCGAAGAACCTTACCTGGGCTTGACATCCCGAGAACCTTCCAGAGATGGAAGGGTGCTACTTCGGTAGAACTCGGTGACAGGTGCTGCACGGCTGTCGTCAGCTCGTGTCGTGAGATGTTGGGTTAAGTCCCGCAACGAGCGCAACCCTCGTCCTTAGTTGCCAGCACTTCGGGTGGGCACTCTAAGGAGACTGCCTGGGTAACCAGGAGGAAGGTGAGGACGACGTCAAGTCATCATGGCCCTTATGTCCAGGGCGACACACGTGCTACAATGGCGTGTACAATGAGAGGCAATACCGCGAGGTGGAGCAAATCTATAAAACACGTCCCAGTTCGGATTGCAGTCTGCAACTCGACTGCATGAAGTTGGAATCGCTAGTAATCGCGGATCAGCCATGCCGCGGTGAATACGTTCCCGGGTCTTGTACTCACCGCCCGTCACACCATGGGAGTTGATTTCACCCGAAGCGGGGAAGCTAAACCGGCTACCTGCCACGGTGGGATCAGCGACTGGGGTGAAGTCGTAACAAGGTAACCGTAGGAGAACCTGCGGTTGGATCACCTCCTTTCTAGAGAAAAGGCCATGCATTCGGTTGTATGGCCGCAAAGCTCGAGGGTTGTCACGGTTTGCTTGGTTGTCAAAGATCTCGGACGTTCTTTCATTTAATGAGGTGAGGGCGTGAATTTTTCATGGCGATGCCCCAAAAAATTCAAGCCCTGACCCCTATAGGGGCGTATAGCTCAGCCGGTTAGAGTGCACCCCTGATAAGGGTGAGGTCCCAGGTTCAAGTCCTGGTACGCCCACCACGTTTGGCCAGCTTGCACAAAGCTTCCTGCTCATGTACGAGGAGTACACGATGCAGAAACCTTTGCACAATCTGACCAAACGTATCCAAAGAGATCTACATCGGGGAATTAGCTCAGCTGGGAGAGCGCCTGCTTTGCACGCAGGAGGTCAGCGGTTCGATCCCGCTATTCTCCACCAAAGTTTAAAAGAAGTTCTTGGTAAGAGAATTTCTTTTAGACTTTGTAGTCTAAGTTCATTCAATTCATATTGTTCAGTAGTCTGCGTAACAATTTTGCAACACAGTCTTGTTGAGCATTCAACAAGGCGGTAGCGCGCAATAGGGGTCATTGCTTGAGGTGTTTCGTCGCTTGCGATGAAACATTCGGGCTTTGACCTCATTAGAATAAGGTAAGTTACTCAGAGCAGACGGTGGATGCCTAGGCTGATGGAGGCGATGAAGGACGTACTAAGCTGCGATAAGCCACGGGGAGTCGCTAAGAGACGTTGATCCGTGGATTTCCGAATGGGGCAACCCGGCCAGAAGCGATTCTGGTCACCCACTTGGTGGGAGCGAACCCGGGGAAGTGAAACATCTCAGTACCCGGAGGAAAGGAAATCAACCGAGATTCCCCCAGTAGCGGCGAGCGAAAGGGGAACAGCCTGGCGAGTGATAGCTGTTTGGATAGATGAACACTCTGGAAAGTGTGACCATAGAGGGTGAAAGTCCCGTAATCGAAATCCTTACAGTGGTACTAGGCTCGCGAACAAGTAGGTCGGGACACGTGAAACCTTGACTGAAGATGGGAGGACCACCTTCCAAGGCTAAATACTACCATCAGACCGATAGTGCACAAGTACCGTGAGGGAAAGGTGAAAAGAACCCCGGTGAGGGGAGTGAAATAGAACCTGAAACCGTCTGCTTACAATCATTGGGAGCGCTATGGACGCTGCTTGCAGCGTCCAGCGTGACCGACTGCCTTTTGCATAATGAGCCTGCGAGTTGTGGTCAGTGGCGAGGTTAAGCACACGCGGAGCCGTAGCGAAAGCGAGTCTGAATAGGGCGATGTGGGCACCCCGCAAAGTCTTCGGACTTTGTGGGGACCCGCGAGTAGTCACTGGCTGCAGACCCGAAGCGAAGTGATCTATCCATGGCCAGGCTGAAGCGGGTGTAAGAGCCCGTGGAGGGCCGAACCGATGGGCGTTGAAAAGCCCCCGGATGAGCTGTGGATAGGGGTGAAAGGCCAATCAAACTTCGTGATAGCTGGTTCTCTCCGAAATATATTTAGGTATAGCGTCGTGTTCGAAGCTGTAAGGGGTAGAGCACTGATTGGGCTAGGGCCTACACCAAGGTACCAAACCCAGTCAAACTCCGAATACTTACAGTGGATTCACGGCAGTCAGGCCCTGGGTGATAAAATCAAGGGTCGAAAGGGAAACAGCCCAGACTACCAGCTAAGGTCCCCAAGTTCTACTTAAGTGGAAAAGGAGGTGGGGTTGCTTAGACAACCAGGAGGTTGGCTTAGAAGCAGCCATCCTTTAAAGAAAGCGTAACAGCTCACTGGTCTAGCGATCCTGCGCCGAAAATATAACGGGGCTAAAGTAGACACCGAAGCTGTAGGTTCCATCTGGAAGATGGAGCGGTAGGAGAGCGTTCCAGTCAGCGTTGAAGGTATACCGGTAAGGAGTACTGGAGCGGCTGGAAGTGAGCATGCAGGCATGAGTAGCGATAAAAGAGGTGAGAATCCTCTTCGCCGAAAACCCAAGGTTTCCTACGCGATGCTCGTCAACGTAGGGTTAGTCGGGTCCTAAGCCGAGTCCGAAAGGGGTAGGCGATGGGAAATCGGTTAATATTCCGATACCGACTGTAGAGCGCGATGGGAGGACGCATAGGGCTAGCCGAGGTCACGGATGGAAGTGTGGCTCGAAGGGTGTAGGTCGCAAGGTAGGCAAATCCGCCTTGCACGAGACCGAGACCTGACAGGCTCCCGAAGCTCTTCGGAGCGGAGGGAGAATCGGTGATGCCGTCGTGCCGAGAAAAGTCTCTAAGTATATCTACAGTCGCCCGTACCGTAAACCGACACAGGTGGGTGAGATGAGTATTCTAAGGCGCGCAGAAGAACCCTGGTTAAGGAACTCTGCAAACTGGCACCGTATCTTCGGTATAAGGTGTGCCCGTAGTAGGTGAAGAGGCTTGCCCTCGGAGCCGAATCGGGTTGCAACAAAGAGTCCCTCCCGACTGTTTACCAAAAACACAGCACTCTGCTAACTCGTAAGAGGATGTATAGGGTGTGACGCCTGCCCGGTGCCGGAAGGTTAAGGGGATTGGTTAGCTCACGCGAAGCCATGAACCGAAGCCCCGGTAAACGGCGGCCGTAACTATAACGGTCCTAAGGTAGCGAAATTCCTTGTCGGTTAAATACCGACCTGCATGAATGGCGTAACGAGATGGGAGCTGTCTCGACCAGGGATCTGGTGAAATTGTAGTGGAGGTGAAAATTCCTCCTACCCGCGGAAAGACGGAAAGACCCCGTGGACCTTTACTACAGCTTGACACTGCTATCGGGATAGGGATGTGCAGGATAGGTGGGAGGCTGTGAAGCCCGGACGCCAGTTCGGGTGGAGCCGACCTTGAGATACCACCCTTCTCTATTCTGGTAGCTAACTCGCAACAGTTATCCTGTTGGAGGACAATGTCTGGTGGGTAGTTTGACTGGGGCGGTCGCCTCCTAAAAAGTAACGGAGGCTTACAAAGGTTGGCTCAAGGCGGTTGGAAATCGCCTGTAGAGTATAAAGGTACAAGCCAGCCTGACTGTGAGAGAGACAACTCGAGCAGAGACGAAAGTCGGTCTTAGTGATCCGGTGGTTCTGAGTGGAAGGGCCATCGCTCAAAGGATAAAAGGTACCCCGGGGATAACAGGCTGATCTCCCCCAAGAGCTCACATCGACGGGGAGGTTTGGCACCTCGATGTCGGCTCATCGCATCCTGGGGCTGGAGCAGGTCCCAAGGGTATGGCTGTTCGCCATTTAAAGCGGTACGCGAGCTGGGTTCAGAACGTCGTGAGACAGTTCGGTCCCTATCTTCCGTGGGCGCAGGAGCGTTGAGGAGAGCTGACCCTAGTACGAGAGGACCGGGTTGGACGAACCACTGGTGTACCGGTTGTCCCGCCAGGGGCACCGCCGGGTAGCTATGTTCGGATGTGATAACCGCTGAAAGCATCTAAGCGGGAAGCCAACTCCAAGATGAACGCTCCCTGAAGGTCCGTCGAAGACTACGACGTCGATAGGCCGGAGGTGTAAGCGCAGCAATGCGTTTAGCTGACCGGTACTAATAGACCGTTCGACTTACTTTATCTTCGCGTGCTACCGCCTTGTTGAGTGTTGCACAAGGTTTGTGTGCAAGGTTATGCAGGCTACTGGAACAGACATTGGTCATTGGCGATTGGGTTTTCCCGTGCCGCGCAGCGGCACACCCAATGACTAATGACCAATGACCAATCAACCAACTTCGCAAAGAGAGCCAAGCCAACCACGGTTGTCTTGTCCCTCTTTGCCCGGTGCCTATAGCGAGGGGGTCATACCCAGCTCCATCCCGAACCTGGAAGTCAAGCCCCTCTGCGCTGATAATACTGCACCCCTCGGGTGTGGGAAGGTAGGTCGGCGCCGGGTCGGAGGGTTACTCTTCCAATCTTCTTGTTTGTTATCGCTATTTCTTCTTTCCGTAATTTTTCTATTTGACTTTAATTTTTATACCTCTTTCTAAACCGAATCTGGCTACAATCGTCCCAACAAACTGTTTGGAGATTTTATGGGGCAGATGATCGAAAAAATTCGCAACGAAATCAAAAAAGTTGTCGTCGGTCAGGAGAAGATGATCGACGGATTGCTTATCGGCCTGGCCTGTGACGGGCATATCCTTTTAGAAGGGGTGCCCGGGCTAGCCAAAACGACGACGGTCAACGCGCTCGCCAAGGCGCTGGGGCTTACTTTCAAGCGGGTCCAGTTTACCCCCGACCTGCTCCCCAGCGACATCATCGGGGCGGAGATCTACGACCCCCAGAATAACAGCTTCAAGATCAAGCAGGGGCCTGTCTTTACCAATCTATTGCTGGCGGACGAGATCAACCGCGCGCCGGCGAAAGTGCAGTCTGCTCTGCTGGAAGTGATGCAGGAGCGGCAAGTCACGATCGGGGAGAGCAGTTTTACGATCGATCTGCCTTTTCTTGTCATGGCGACCCAGAACCCGGTGGAGCAGGAGGGGGCCTACAACCTTCCCGAAGCCCAGCTCGACCGTTTCATGATGAAACTGGTGGTCGGCTACAATACGCCGGAGGAGGAGTTGGAGATCGCCCGCCGGGTGGCCAACGATGCGATGGGCCAGATCGAAGAGGTGGCGTCCAAGGAGGATGTCTTCAAGATCAAGGAGGCGGTCAAAAGGGTCCATATCGACGAAGAGGTGGAGAAGTATATCGTCGATCTGATCTTCGCTACCCGTGAACCGAAAAAGTACGGGCTTGAGTCGATCGAGAAGTGGATCATGTACGGGGCGAGCCCCCGGGCCTCCATCGACCTGTACAAAGCGAGTCGCGCCCAGGCCTATCTGCGGGGTAAGGATTTCGTCTCCCCCGTGGATATCGCCTATGTGGCCAAAGAGATTCTCAGGCACCGGATCATTCTCAGTTACGAAGCGGAAGCCGAAGAGATCAGCAGCGATCTCATTATCGACAAAGTGCTCGAAACCGTTGCGATTCCCTAAAGGCTGCCGGTGAACAGACGCCTCAAAACGCTTCTGATCAAGACGAAGCGGCAGGTCTTTTCCGAAATGATCGGCAACAACCCCTCCATTTTTCACGGGGAGGGGTACGACTTCAGTGAACTGCGGGAGTACCAGGTCGGCGACGATATCCGAAAGATCGACTGGACCATCACCGCCAAATTGCGAAAACCCTACGTCAAGCTTTTTCACGAAGAGCGGGAATTGAGTGTGGTGGCCGCCTGCATGATGGGCGGAAGCCTTTATTTCGGGACACGCCGCATCAAGCAGGAGGTGGTGGCCGAAGTGGCGGCGATTTTGGGGTACTCTGCCGTCAAAAACGGCGACCTCTTCACCGGTGCCATCGTCGATACCGAGGTGCGCCGCCTGGAGAAACCGACCAAGCGCCTCTTCTCCGTCAACCGGTTCGTCGAAGGAGTCGACAGCGCTTCCGTCCTGGGCAGGCGTGCCGACTACCGCGAGGGGTTGCACAAGCTCTTCAAGCGCCTGAAGCGGCGAAGCGTACTTTTTGTGATCGGGGATTTTCTCTCCCCGGTGGATCTGGCGCTGCTCGCCAAGCGCCACGAGGTGATCGCCGTCATCGTCAGGGACCGTTTCGAGGAGCACCCCTCGCCTCTGGGGCAGGTCCATCTGGTCGATCCCGAAACGGGG
It encodes the following:
- a CDS encoding MoxR family ATPase, whose product is MGQMIEKIRNEIKKVVVGQEKMIDGLLIGLACDGHILLEGVPGLAKTTTVNALAKALGLTFKRVQFTPDLLPSDIIGAEIYDPQNNSFKIKQGPVFTNLLLADEINRAPAKVQSALLEVMQERQVTIGESSFTIDLPFLVMATQNPVEQEGAYNLPEAQLDRFMMKLVVGYNTPEEELEIARRVANDAMGQIEEVASKEDVFKIKEAVKRVHIDEEVEKYIVDLIFATREPKKYGLESIEKWIMYGASPRASIDLYKASRAQAYLRGKDFVSPVDIAYVAKEILRHRIILSYEAEAEEISSDLIIDKVLETVAIP
- a CDS encoding DUF58 domain-containing protein, with the protein product MNRRLKTLLIKTKRQVFSEMIGNNPSIFHGEGYDFSELREYQVGDDIRKIDWTITAKLRKPYVKLFHEERELSVVAACMMGGSLYFGTRRIKQEVVAEVAAILGYSAVKNGDLFTGAIVDTEVRRLEKPTKRLFSVNRFVEGVDSASVLGRRADYREGLHKLFKRLKRRSVLFVIGDFLSPVDLALLAKRHEVIAVIVRDRFEEHPSPLGQVHLVDPETGATLQTHFAQKSAAAYRAQVIESDKALYRHLRKHRIRFVKIHTDEEPFGRLVKLFGGRV